In Jaculus jaculus isolate mJacJac1 chromosome 2, mJacJac1.mat.Y.cur, whole genome shotgun sequence, the genomic window GAGTTTAAGGGTTTTAAGTACTTAGAATGGCACACAGTAAGCGTTATCTTCCATGGGACCTTTAGACTTTGGTGGAGACAAGCAAGGATGCACCTGTCACCCAAGaatgctcttttcttttcctccctcccttctttttttcttctcttctcttctcttttcttccccctccctttcccctccctccctcccttcctttctctctccctccctccctccccccccctctctctctctcgtttttcgaggtagggtcgctctctagcctaggctgaccaggactTCACTTATGtaagtctcaggctagtctcgaaCTTCACAgcatcatcctacctcagccttcccagagtgctgagattaaagaagtgcaccaccaagcccggttCTTGATTCCTCATTATCCAAAACTAAACTGACCATTATGATCTGTAAAATATTAATCAACTCTTACGAAGGACTTTTCTCAAGTCAGCGTCCGTGTGAAGCACTTTTTGCTGTATCATGCTTTtgacctaatgggcatgtgttaCTAACTTCATTTTAGGCGAACAGAAGGTCGATGACAGTTCCACTGGCAACCGCCGGGTGGCAGTGCCCACCCACTTTGCAGTTCCGCAGTCTGGCGGGAACACGCTTGGGAAAAGCTAATCGGTCCTGCATACATTCAAAGAGCTTTCAGTGCGCCTAGCCCTGGGTGCTGAGGATCGCTATGCAGGAGGTCTGTACTAGGAATTCGTCCCTTCCGTTTTTCATCGAAAAGAATAGATATTCGCGGAGATGCGTGACCAAGCAGTATGTAGcctcaccagaaaaaaaaaaaaaaaaaaaaaaaaaaaaaaaactggcttggTACGGAGGACAGAGGACTTTAAAGTCTCGCGGGAAGGGTGCTAGTATCTGAAAAGGCCAAGATCCCCAAAACGCAAGGGCTGCAACTACGCCTGAAAGGAGTGTTATTCTACAGACCACCTTCCTGTCCCCATCCTAGAGGGGGCCAGAGTCGTCTCCTTGTCATGTCTTGGGGTCTCTCGTACCTGGAGAAAGCAGAGCTGGGGGGCGGTCATCCTCAGTCTTTTTGTCTGTAGGAGATGCGCTTTGAGATGGGTTCCAGCTCGCTGCGCTGAAGGTTGCCCAGAGAATCACTGCATTGGGGTGCTGAATTTCAGTTCCCCAAGCATGGTCTAGGCGACGCTGACTTGGGACAGCCAGTGGACTAGCATGGTGACTAAGGGGACTCCTCCTCCACTCAGTTCCCACTCCCACTCCGCGGGCGCCAGTCGCGTCTGCGAAGCTCACAGCTCGAGGCCGCGACCTCTGGACAAGGATGCGGGGCGAGTGGTGGGTGTGAGCGCGTACGCGAGGGATGTGTGGGCGGCGATCGTGCTACGGACCCACGTGAGGGGAGCCCCGTGTTGACGTGCATGTTTGGGGTGGCCAAGGATACCGGGGTTGGGCTCGGATTGCGCAAAAGGACTAGGGCACGCGGGAGCTGGGTGGAGGAGGGCGCCGACTGAGGACCCTCTTGGAGGAGGGTGGGCCGCGTCTGTTCGCCTGGCCTTGGTGGCATGCCGGTGCCTGGTGACTTGGGAACGCGTACAGAAAGGTCTCTTTCTGCGTCGGGAGCCCGGCCCTGGTGTGTGCTGGAAGTGTGTCTGGAGCTGGGAGGCCTCTCCTCCGCGAGCTCCCGGGATTACCCCTCTATGTGCGTCGCCTGTGAGTGTTTCTAGTGACTGGTCAATCTAACCAGTCGTGCGCCCCGACAGTGGGCGCAACGAAAAAGTGGAGGGGTGCCCTCGAATTTGGAGCACTAGGTGTTTGGAAGAACGTCGTCTGGGCGCTCCGGGGCCTGGGTTCGCTTCGAGCGGGGCTGAGCTGCAGACCCAgtgggccgggggcggggcttaGGGCCCGGGGCGGGGCCGGCCGGAGGGGCGGGGCCGCGGTCGCTGCTGCAgcgcgggccgggccgggccagGGGGCGCCTCGCGCGGCGGGCTGGCGGTGCAGTGAGGCCGGatcggcgggcgggcgggcgccgaGCGGGGGCCGCGAGCGCGCTGCAGAGATGTGACTCGGGCCGAGGGCCAGCAGGAGCGTCGGTGCTGCGGGGCCACAGGGGTCGGTGAGTGCGATCCGCGCCGGCGCGGTGGAGGGCGCTACGGGGACCCCAGAAACTTTTCCCGCCGTGGGCTTGGGAAGATCGCAGCTCTTGGCTTTCCTGTTCTCCTTTCCGAGTTCATCTGCACGGGAAGATGTGTGGATCTGGTGAGGGGATCCACATTGTGCGGCGGGAGAGAGGCGCTGCAGAGGGctggtggagggaggaggggctcGGGGACCTTTACCGGGGAAAGGGGATTGATCCAAGGCTCTGGAGATGGTCTGGGGGCGACGACAGCTAAAGGGCAGCTGGGTAATTCCTGCGAAGGGAGGTGCGGGTGGGGGGGTTGACGGGGGACTGAGCAGACCCAGCCGGAGGTGCAAAGGCCGGCCTTCGAAGGCGAGCAGCCGCACCTGCCGCAGGGCCTGGGGGCCGAGTTCCAGTGCCAGGGCGCGCCGCGCCGCGGTGGGCGCCGCTAGAAGAAATCCGAGGCTACCGAAGGGGGAGGGCCGGAGCTCACTGCAGACTACGGCGGGGGAGGGGTTGTTTCTATCCCAGACCGCAGGCTACGTGGGTCTCTTAGGCTGCCAGGCTAGGGGTAAAGGCCAACCTTGTACTCTGTCCTGTCTTCTGGGGCTCCAAGCCCCACGaggaccccccgcccccccccccacatacacacatgtcgGAGCCTGGTGGGATAGGCAAGCAAAAGCGAGGAGCTCGCACCTAGCTTTGGCCGGGCGGAGCTGGCTTACCAGCCTTTAAGTGGCGCACCGACCTTGCCCCAGAGGACGCCCCAGAGCAGCGGTTCGCGGCTCTGTTCTTGCACACCCAGGCCTAGTCAGTTCCCCGAGCTTCGTCCCCGCTTCGCTGAGGGGGCGGCTCCTTGGAAGGCGGACAAAGGCCCCTGGAGTGTGGCGGGCAGCTTCGTCGCCTCCTGGGGTCCCCAGTACACGCGCCACCTCGGCGACCGGACAGGCCAAGGGGGGGTGGGCGTTACCAGAACAGAGTCCAGGAAACACCAGGGATCCCCACAAAGGCAAGAGAAGTGGGGAAGAGGACTGACACCGTCCCCCACCCCAGCACTTCAGCCAAGAAGTTTTCTTTGGTGAGGAATAAGGGTCTTTTTGGAATAACCACGCTTCAAGTTAAACTGCATGCAAATAGCATGTAAATAGAATGCAAATCGGCATCTGTTGGTTGGAAGCCCTCCACCGGGCCAGTTTTCTATCTACACTGGAGTGCGCATTGTTTCCTATCTTCTCCTCTTTAAGTCTGAAAAAAAGTCAGCTGAGTTagaaggagaaaaggggaagAGTTGTATTTTGGGGCCCAAGCAGCACGAAACAGGATTTCCACTCAAAGATACACTCTAATTCTTActggtttaattttttatttcaacaaATGTTGTAAATACCTTGTATAAAATGGACAGGCTCCTGCGCTGGTGGACATGCGGGGACAGAGTGAATTCATTTATGAGCAAATAAATATCACATGGGACTGGGCTGCTGTGAAAATAAGACAGGgtgttgtatatatttaagtggcaagagtatatatatatggtactgAGGCTACTTTTGGAAACCGACATTCGAGTCTTCCCCAGCAGAAAGGGTACCGTCACTGGGAGCGAGACCTTGGAGAAAGAACCAAGAGGAGGGTGAGGCCAGTGCAAAGGCTTGGGCAGTGGGAATTAGCTTGGAGGATGTGAACAAAGGCCATTGTGGCTGAAGTCTGGAGGCTGATTTGGAGGTGGGCCTGAGGGGACAGGCTCCTGCCCAGCCTTCGGAGCCATGAGAAGGAATTCAGGGCTTATTCTGTTTAGGCCATTGAACCCTTGGAAGGGTTTTAAGAGGGATGCCACAGGGACTGATTTGTAAAAGCCCCCTTGACCTCCACAATGAGACATGGGAAGATGAGCAGTTCCCCTTCCACTCTTGTGTGAATAGTGAGGCGCGGAGTCCCTTTAGGAATGGCTTTGAGCCTGGCCAGCCCTGTGAGCCAACTGGAGGAgtggctcagattttttttttttttaagatccacCTCCTATTTTCAGGCGGTTCTTACCCACCTACGGAGCACTCCCCCGAGGCcccgtgctccacaccccctacCCCAGCACTTAAGCACTGAACTTCCTGGGGGTTCTGAGTTAAGTCACATTTTTGTCTGAGAATTATAGCATGAGAGGAACCTTGCCCTGTGGTAGGGTAGCCAAGGCTTCAATTTGCATTTAAATGATTGCTTTTATTTACAGGATTGCAGCTGTTTTGCATATTCATGGTTCACCGAGTTTGGAGCTAGGAGCATTTTGGGAGTACTAACCTAAGTGTTGGTAAATTTGAGCTGCAGCTGGGCCACCGGCTTCGAGAAATGAAGAGATGAGATGGAGTAACTCGGAAAAGATAACCGAGGGAGAGACTTTTTTGGAGAGGGTCTGGGAAAAAGTTTAATGTCAGGAAACCTTGTAATACTTCAATCCAGCCAAGCAGGAAACTGCATCAGTGCTGGGGGAGTGGGCTGGAACAGTCCGTGTGAAGCTGAGGTGCATGGGAGAGACTGGCTCCCGGCCCCATGCTAGACTTCTGCCAGATGTGAGAGAAGGGTCAGGACCAGGGTGCTGAGAAAAAACCCTGCTCTCAGGAGCTAGGAGGAATGGGTCCTTGGCTCAGTCTGTAGATTCCACTAAACCTTGTCATTTGACCTTAATGCCTTCATCGTCCATTTGTCTTCTTAACAGTCAGATAGGTACCCCTTATGCCCCCTGTGCTGGGCACCATGCTCTTCTCCTGTACTTTTTACACTGACATGAAAGCAGCATTGAAACCCCCATCctacggagggagggagggagagagcggaGGTGCAGATGTCACATGTTTCTATCCCTTCCTCTCTTTGAAGCCCTTTCACTGTCCGGAAGTGTGATGGGAGTGTAAACTGTGCCAGGTATTCATCTGGGTTCTGAACTACTAAGTATGCCTGGGGCTGGGAAAGCTCACTCCCCGCAAGCGCACCTGCtcatgtgttttggttttttttttttttttccttctctgtctctgtcttctgtaTTCCTGTGCCTCTTGCCATCTTTAGAGAATGGAGTTGAgtactctctccttccctgcctaGAGCAGGATAAGTGGTTTCTTTGGAGACCTCCTAGGAGTAGCAGTTTCTAATCGTCCAGCTGGCTGGAGGCCGGTCAGAATGGTGTGTTCTAGGGTGTTTGGgacattttgtttcttcttccccATGGGTGGGTGAATGGGAAAGAAGGGAACTGAGCTCCCAGGATGAGGGCTGGTGTGGTCTCTGGCAGCCTTGGCTCAGGTTCTACATGACCTGGGTTCAACCTTGTCCATGAAACTCCTGCTCCCACCCTAAGGTGCCTCTCCTTGATGCCACCCCAAGGACCCCTTGGCTTGGTTTTTCCCAGGAACCAGGGTTTCTTTTTGTGAGTTCTTAGGTTTGTTGGTAAAAGAATTTTGAAACAGGCTCTGGTGGAAGTTTGAGGTGAATTTTATTGGagtttgagagaaaaataaagggcAGGCAGAGTTGTAAATCTCGGCAGGTGCTGGAAGGAGTGGATGACAGAGGAGAGAAAGTTACACTGCTTTAGTTCGCATCCAGGAGGTAGCTGCATGGGGAGGAGATAGAAAGAGTAAGGAAAGGTCAGGACTCAGAAAAGTGGGCCGGCTTACCAGTGGATTAACTCTTAGGGGAAAGGACAGTAGCTGTGACCTGTGTAAAGTTGTGTTTGGGGAGGTTTAGAATCTCTCTGCAACCAGGACCAGAGAACTCAGATTCTGTCCTTCTGACGTGGAGGAAGTAGCTTTCCCTTAGTGAGTCTCAACCAAGCCCTATTACCTCCACCATCTTCCCCTTACAAGGGAAAAGCGAGGAGGCGGAGGTCTTTCCTCAATAGCATCCAAGCCTGCCAGTGTCTGTCTAGATAGCTAACAGGTGTATGATGGGAAATAATAGGAACCAAGGGTGAG contains:
- the LOC123458666 gene encoding basic proline-rich protein-like is translated as MESLESGDRLAEVRHQEQAFGAAPTAARRALALELGPQALRQVRLLAFEGRPLHLRLGLLSPPSTPPPAPPFAGITQLPFSCRRPQTISRALDQSPFPGKGPRAPPPSTSPLQRLSPAAQCGSPHQIHTSSRADELGKENRKAKSCDLPKPTAGKVSGVPVAPSTAPARIALTDPCGPAAPTLLLALGPSHISAARSRPPLGARPPADPASLHRQPAARGAPWPGPARAAAATAAPPLRPAPPRALSPAPGPLGLQLSPARSEPRPRSAQTTFFQTPSAPNSRAPLHFFVAPTVGAHDWLD